From Camelina sativa cultivar DH55 chromosome 5, Cs, whole genome shotgun sequence:
TTGATAAAGATGCTGTCAAACAAATGTTTACTTTAGGTACTGCCACTCTAGGGGATGTAGAGTTTCTTGATGTGCATCAGGTTTCAAGCGAGATTGCGAAAGCTCGTCTATCTCTTTTCCAGAAGCAAGCTGACATCACTAAGAAACACCGAGGAGATGCGAACATTAGATATGCATGGGTTCCTGCAAAGAAAGAAGTGTTATCTGCAGTTAAGATGCATGGACTTGGAGTGGGTGGTGCATTTATTAAAAAGTCTATGTATGGTGTTGGGGTTCACTTAAATGCTGCAAACTCCCCTTATTTCAGGTTTATAATTCTTCCTCTATGCTCGTTACCCTCTTGCCTGCCTTatgctatttttgttttccacgttttagttcttttttacttttttggttcTCTCTAAGCAAGTGTGAAAGATATTGTTTACAGTGCTAGAAACTGTGATATTGACGATAATGGTGTGAGGCACATGGTTTTGTGCCGTGTAATAATGGGGAATATGGAGCCTCTTCGTGGTGATAATACTCAATTCTTTACTGGTGGAGAAGAGTATGATAATGGAGTTGATGATGTCGAGTGTCCGAAGCATTATCTTATCTGGAACATGAATATGAACACTCATATTTACCCAGAATTTGTAGTTAGCTTCAAGCTGTCTATCCCAAATGCTGAAGGTGATTACAATATGTTCTTTCTCCCACCTCTCCTTTAAAGTATAATATCCCTCAAAAATCAACTGATGACGCATTGAATGGGAGACAGCTTATAGATCTTGCTGAAGATCAGCTTTTTGGATCCTGAAATCTTCCTCTTATAAGTTAGAAAAGGATCCACTTAAGTGTCACCTTGTGACCTCTGGGGGTGATAAACACACTTGATCATCCCAAGGGTCCAGTGAGATATTCATGGCTAATGTATATGGGTATTTCGACCtatcacattttgttttctgCAGTACTCGAAACTAGATGACATGTAATATTTGTGCAGGGACTATGCTTCCTACTACTCAGGGTAAGCACGAGACTTCGGGGCTCACCTTGGAAGGACCCAACGGGTCTCCCTCAAATGTAAGTTTAATTGTATCTGAGGAGGTGTTCTCAAGCAGTGAGAGTGTATATTTGATTGGGACACAAACCAGTAATGTGGCTTGTTTGTATTAAGCAGGAGCTAGGAAGGGTATCAACTGAAGGTTCAGGGAGCGAAAAGAATAGTGTCAGTTCCAGCAGTAGAAGGCCCAGATCTTCCCTGATGCCTTTCCCTTTGCTATTCAATGCAATCTCAAGCAAAATTGCCAAGAAAGAGATGGACTTGATTATTGCTGGTTACCAGGAGCTTAGGGTTAAGTTTTAAAACTGTTTCTTTTACCCATTTGTCAAGATTATCTCATATTGTTTAGCTGAATCTATATGTTCTTGTTGCAGGAGAAGAAGATATCGAGAATGGGATTTTATAAGAAGCTGAGGGTGATTGTAGGAGATGATGATCTGCTGAAATCCACCATAACAGGTCTTCAAAGGAGTTTGGGTTAGAGTAACGAATGTGTCGACTTCTCTTTTGCTGTCGTTGAAACCTTTAATAATTAGATCAAGTCAAACCTTGACTTGCTCTTTAGGAACTTGCTATTATTGTTATAATAGTTACTCTTGGCGAAACTAGTGTCCtgatatttcttattttgaatCAAAGAGTCTTTTATTTATCAACAGCCTTGGTTTTTTGAAAGTATCTTTTATTCATCAGCTGGAAATTATTGGTAGCAGAACTCAAAATCATCCAATAACAAAACAGTTTGAAATTTACAGATGAAACGGCGTCGCTAGTAGTAACAAAATGAAATATTCTTAAAGAAGAGCATCGGTTGTAGGAGAGAGCAAAAAAGCAGGTTTTGAAACTGTTTATGTAAACTGTGGATGAGTTCCGGTGTCAGACGACGGATCCCATCCCGGAGGCTTTATATTGGGCCAATCGCCACGGCATCCCAAGCGTATGTACAAACTCTTCTTACcttaaataacacaaacgaCACATTTAATCCCATAACAGATTAAACCATCAACTTACAAATGGGTTCCTTTCTATTTATTACCTGGGAGTCCCTTGTCTGAAATGATCAGTTGCTTAAGTGCACTCAATGATGCTTGAGCCACGCTCTTGGCATGCGTCGGGTCCCAACCTTGGAGCTTCACCACTACGTCTGCATTTGAATACCCAATTTCCCTCTCTTGCTTGTTTCTCCTCGCTTCTTCTTTAGCTGATTCTTCATCTGCATTCAGAACCAATCTTGGTTGTGTAAGGAATGATTAATTATTGTTCCGTTTACAAGGATTTTTTCTAAATGGATGTCGAGAGAACTAACCTGTGGCTTCAGTCTGTGATACCCAAACGGTAAATCCGGAGTAAAGATGTCTCCACTGATCGGCTCTCCCCGCAGCTCCATGTTTACCTCCCAAAGTTGAGACAACAGTACGCACATGGCTGCAAAGTCATGTAAGATTGGTGGCCAATCTTGAATATAGTAACTGAAAACAGATTGAAACACTAGATATGACTTTTTTACCTGCTCAAGCTTTCCAACACTGAACTCTCTGCTTCAGCTACAGAATCCGGCCCTTCTGCAAGAATCCCtataatgaagaaaaataaagggtCATGAGAAGTTAGGAAGATTTCCTTTTTTAGACTATGATGATCCAAAAGCAGACTCACAAGAATCGAGTGTTTGCTTGGAAAAGCTTTCCAACAACTCCTTTGAGTCTAGAGGACTGTACCTGCAAGATCATATCAACTGTATAAGACTCTCAAAAGTACCTCATACTGAGCTCTTGAATGACAGGGAGGAATCTGAGATCATACCCAAGGCCAACAGCTAGCTCCCGAGACactttttgattaatttcaGTTGAATCTCCCACAATGTAGATAGATGCACCTTTAAGAAGTTGCATCATTCCTGCAGTCAAAGACTCCCAAGATTCAACAATATCAGGCCACTTCAATTCCCCATCCACCTTTTTCATATTCACAACCAACTGATCTTCGTCTATGTACCTGTTCTggataaaaacacacaaaaacttcAGCCCTCAAGGAAATGTTTCACACGGTACAAAAAAACTAGTCATGTATGTAATGAAACATTTAGGCGTAAGCTAGCTAACCATATTGTTTCAGAGGGCATAATCTTGTCAAAGAGCTGGTTAGTCTCTAGAAGTGTAATCAGCAACCCGTTCCGCTTTTCTTTAACGGCTAAAAAAGTTCCATCAGCGTCTACGGATATATCCTTTGGAGAAAGTATCTCACCTGTCTTCAACCTCAATTTTAACTCCACTTCTTTGCCACCATCCGTGAACTGCACATCATATTATAACTCTCAAAATTGATTCTATTTCACTCTCCCAAATTCTACTGAAACGTACAATAATCACATGATCGTGGTATAAAGACCATCATTATACACGAGCAAGACAGCAACTAGTGAAGCAGTTGAAATGTAAAACCAGATTGATTGATTCAGAAACCACTCGAATCTGGAATACAAACCGAGACGTGAATGCAGAAACTGACCTCATAATCGATTGTGCTAGTGGATACGGCGGATAAGCAGTTACACGAGAAGCTATTGAATCGATCGGCGGTAACATTCTGAGAGAATCGCCGGAAGCTTTGAATTCCCCTGAAAACGTGAGGTGAGGAACGAATCCGAgtgggagaagagagagacgcTTGACCGGTGGTAGTGTGTAAGGAAGGAGAGTAGAAGATTGTCGAAGCCAAACCAGAAGCAAAAGCAGCCATGGCTGATGATTTCAAACTCTCCCCAGACCAAAAAGTATTACGCGGATAAGGGGAAAGAGACGAATACCAATCGTTATAATGGGCCTTAGTCATATATTTAGGCCCATTTATTACGGTGATGAGCCCACGATATTATAACGCatgtttatattacttttttttaagttttattaaaaaaaaaaaaagtttaaattttcctttttttcggGGTCATCTAAATTTCGTGTGATTTGTAAGACGTAAGTAATCCTGTTGTCccaaattttctcaaaaagctcaaaaaaaaacacagagatcGGCCATGGCTACGCTCTTCACCACCACCGCTCGTTCTTCACTTCTCTCCGTAAACCCAAGCAAGAGATTTTCTCCTTCTGTCTCCCTTAAACccaattctctctctttcacttttGGTCATCGTCCCAAACCACTCCGGTTTTCTAAAATCCGATCTTCTCTGCCGTCGGAATCCGAATCTAACTCCGATTTAGATTCGTCTGGTGTTACAGATGAATGGGGTGAGAAAGCGGTTAATGCAAATGAGCCGCCCCAATCTCAGCCAGATATTGTGTCCGTCAATGTGGTTACGGACGAATGGGGCGAGAAATCCGGACCCGAAATCGAGGAATCGGGTTCCCGGTTTGCGGAATCGGATCCTCCGACGAACGAGGATGAGTGGGAGGAGGAAATTGTCGGAGGAGCTGAAGCCGACGCCG
This genomic window contains:
- the LOC104786003 gene encoding probable inactive poly [ADP-ribose] polymerase SRO1 encodes the protein METKIVKVSDSSYKDGLGKKRKHPGNYTPYDSGRSYVKLQCVLTPNSSTQKLEKSRKPNVENKVNVSENHVGKSLVRYYSYFKKTGVPKRVMFYENNEWIDLPEHIIGAIRDDLEAKRAAVEFNWSGRHFVLDFLHMHRLDLETGVKTQLAWIDIAGKCFFPEIYDNLERDCCHQRDPEQHDQREIKLHLEIDLNGGELPRLNLNEVTDESGDNMDYIQVFQGSSNGQDDEASEDSCTREPDNAVVKWGKAEADQFSGVKPAVEQLDKDAVKQMFTLGTATLGDVEFLDVHQVSSEIAKARLSLFQKQADITKKHRGDANIRYAWVPAKKEVLSAVKMHGLGVGGAFIKKSMYGVGVHLNAANSPYFSARNCDIDDNGVRHMVLCRVIMGNMEPLRGDNTQFFTGGEEYDNGVDDVECPKHYLIWNMNMNTHIYPEFVVSFKLSIPNAEGTMLPTTQGKHETSGLTLEGPNGSPSNELGRVSTEGSGSEKNSVSSSSRRPRSSLMPFPLLFNAISSKIAKKEMDLIIAGYQELREKKISRMGFYKKLRVIVGDDDLLKSTITGLQRSLG
- the LOC104786004 gene encoding probable inactive shikimate kinase like 2, chloroplastic, with amino-acid sequence MAAFASGLASTIFYSPSLHTTTGQASLSSPTRIRSSPHVFRGIQSFRRFSQNVTADRFNSFSCNCLSAVSTSTIDYEFTDGGKEVELKLRLKTGEILSPKDISVDADGTFLAVKEKRNGLLITLLETNQLFDKIMPSETIWYIDEDQLVVNMKKVDGELKWPDIVESWESLTAGMMQLLKGASIYIVGDSTEINQKVSRELAVGLGYSPLDSKELLESFSKQTLDSWILAEGPDSVAEAESSVLESLSSHVRTVVSTLGGKHGAAGRADQWRHLYSGFTVWVSQTEATDEESAKEEARRNKQEREIGYSNADVVVKLQGWDPTHAKSVAQASLSALKQLIISDKGLPGKKSLYIRLGCRGDWPNIKPPGWDPSSDTGTHPQFT